The following are encoded in a window of Ricinus communis isolate WT05 ecotype wild-type chromosome 4, ASM1957865v1, whole genome shotgun sequence genomic DNA:
- the LOC8269515 gene encoding serine/threonine-protein kinase STN7, chloroplastic, with amino-acid sequence MATTITSGGAGIVPIKLHTQKPITSSLSSSSFLGKKLSPRFSSRPIFSNPRAVSVIASGGGEFFDAVHNLFLGVGVGLPCTVMECGDIIYRSTLPKSNGLTLTAPGAVLAFGALSYLWATPGVAPGFFDMFFLAFVERLFRPTFRKDDFVLGKKLGEGAFGVVYRVSLTKKPSSKREGDLVLKKATEYGAVEIWMNERVRRACASSCADFLYGFLESSSKKEAEYWLVWRFEGEATLYDLMQSKGFPYNVESMILKEVQDLPKGLERENRIIQTIMRQLLFALDGLHSTGIVHRDIKPQNIIFSEGSRTFKIIDLGAAADLRVGINYIPNEFLLDPRYAAPEQYIMSTQTPSAPSPPVATVLSPVLWQLNLPDRFDIYSAGLIFLQMAFPGLRSDSNLIQFNRQLKRCDYDLVAWRKSVEPRAGPELQRGFELLDLDGGIGWELLTSMVRYKARQRLSAKAALAHPYFDREGLLALSFMQNLRMQLFRATQQDYGEAANWIIQLMAKSGTEKEGGFTEAQLQELRERQEPRKKASAQRNALASALRLQRKILKTLNESMDELSRRGKSLWWSRWIPKEE; translated from the exons ATGGCTACCACCATTACATCAGGTGGAGCTGGTATAGTCCCAATTAAACTCCACACCCAGAAACCGATAACCTCGTCATTATCATCATCCTCATTTCTTGGCAAGAAACTTAGTCCAAGATTCTCTTCGAGACCAATTTTTTCAAACCCGAGAGCTGTTTCGGTTATTGCATCAGGTGGAGGGGAGTTCTTTGATGCAGTTCATAACTTGTTTCTTGGTGTAGGGGTTGGATTACCATGCACTGTGATGGAGTGTggtgatattatatatagaagtACTTTGCCAAAGTCTAATGGTTTAACACTTACAGCTCCTGGTGCAGTTTTGGCTTTCGGTGCTTTGTCTTACCTTTGGGCTACTCCTGGTGTTGCTCCTGGtttttttgacatgttttttcttgcttttgttGAAAGGTTGTTTAGACCCACGTTTAGAAAG GATGACTTTGTTTTGGGGAAGAAATTGGGGGAGGGAGCCTTCGGAGTTGTTTATAGAGTTTCATTGACTAAGAAGCCCTCTTCCAAG AGGGAAGGGGATTTAGTCTTGAAAAAGGCAACTGAATATGGAGCGGTGGAAATTTGGATGAATGAGCGTGTTCGAAGAGCTTGTGCAAGCAGCTGTGCAGATTTTTTGTATGGGTTTCTAGAG AGTTCATCAAAGAAAGAAGCTGAATATTGGCTCGTTTGGCGTTTTGAAGGCGAGGCCACACTCTATGATTTGATGCAGAGTAAAGGGTTCCCCTACAAT GTAGAGTCTATGATTCTCAAAGAGGTTCAAGACTTGCCTAAGGGGTTGGAAAGGGAAAACAGAATCATTCAAACTATCATGAGGCAGCTTTTATTTGCATTGGATGGTCTTCACTCAACAGGAATAGTGCATAGGGATATCAAGCCAcagaatattattttctctgaag GTTCTCGTACATTCAAGATCATTGATCTTGGAGCTGCTGCAGACCTGCGAGTGGGAATCAACTATATTCCAAATGAGTTTCTTTTGGACCCAAG ATATGCTGCACCGGAACAATACATCATGAGCACACAAACTCCATCAGCACCATCCCCTCCAGTAGCAACTGTACTTTCTCCAGTGCTATGGCAG TTGAATTTACCGGACAGATTTGATATTTACAGTGCTGGACTTATATTCCTACAAATG GCGTTTCCTGGACTACGCTCTGATAGTAACCTTATACAATTCAATCGTCAGTTAAAAAGGTGTGATTATGACTTAGTTGCCTGGAGAAAAAGTGTAGAGCCACGTGCTGGACCTGAACTTCAAAGGGGCTTTGAGTTGCTGGATTTAGATGGAGGGATAGGATGGGAACTTCTAACATCAATGGTTCGATACAAAGCTCGGCAAAGACTAAGTGCAAAAGCAGCATTAGCTCATCCCTACTTCGATAGGGAAGGTCTTTTAGCTTTGTCTTTCATGCAGAACCTGAGGATGCAACTCTTTCGAGCAACACAACAAGATTATGGGGAAGCTGCCAACTGGATTATTCAGCTAATGGCAAAATCTGGAACAGAGAAGGAGGGCGGATTCACAGAAGCTCAACTTCAAGAATTACGA GAAAGGCAGGAGCCTAGAAAGAAGGCAAGTGCTCAAAGGAATGCTCTTGCATCGGCCCTTCGTCTTCAAAGGAAGATACTAAAAACATTGAACGAGAGCATGGATGAGCTCAGCAGACGAGGCAAGAGCCTATGGTGGAGCAGGTGGATCCCGAAAGAGGAATGA
- the LOC8269514 gene encoding SUPPRESSOR OF GAMMA RESPONSE 1 isoform X1 has protein sequence MFNFCRPSWLVDGNRFATKIKSAANPEKVIWQSNPSKPCPKCQHVIDNADVTQQWPGLPKGVKFDPTDQEIIWHLLAKVGAGGFEPHPFINEFIPTVNKDDGICYTHPQNLPGVRQDGSVSHFFHRAIKAYNTGTRKRRKIQGDDLGDVRWHKTGRNKPVLLDGVQRGCKKIMVLYMSTVRGGKAEKTNWVMHQYHLGTGDDEREGDYVVSKIFYQQQHINKGDKTEDDLFENIDPVIAKVDPVTPVSVTPEPPSIERRCPDLDLGKESTIPNICTDHAQHPGMEHAEIQVQPERENPSYDDQLKTENTNEMMENNDDCVEENQKWWDSESQNLLDSQQLVGALSLCDEFLQSQSPNRYESGNGRANGKPCLADYARLGPEDLKKDLEECQNLVLDPANIELDTPPDFRLSQLEFGSQESFIAWGGGKTID, from the exons atgtttaatttttgcagACCATCATGGTTGGTTGATGGGAATAGATTTGCAACGAAAATCAAAAGTGCAGCAAATCCTGAAAAGGTGATATGGCAGAGCAATCCATCTAAACCTTGCCCGAAATGCCAACATGTTATTGACAACGCTGAT GTTACTCAACAGTGGCCTGGATTACCCAAAGGTGTGAAATTTGATCCGACTGATCAAGAAATTATTTGGCATTTACTTGCAAAAGTTGGTGCAGGCGGTTTTGAACCTCACCCCTTTATTAATGAGTTCATTCCTACTGTTAACAAGGATGATGGGATCTGTTATACCCATCCTCAGAATCTACCAG gTGTTAGGCAGGATGGAAGTGTATCTCACTTCTTTCACAGAGCAATCAAGGCTTACAACACTGGGACTCGAAAGCGTCGAAAGATTCAAGGCGATGATTTGGGTGATGTCCGCTGGCACAAGACTGGAAGGAATAAACCAGTGCTGTTGGATGGAGTTCAGAGGGGTTGCAAGAAAATTATGGTACTGTACATGAGCACAGTCAGAGGAGGCAAAGCTGAGAAAACAAATTGGGTTATGCATCAATATCACTTGGGGACAGGTGATGATGAGAGGGAGGGGGATTATGTAGTTTCCAAGATATTTTATCAGCAGCAACATATTAACAAGGGTGACAAAACTGAAGATGATTTGTTTGAAAATATTGATCCTGTGATTGCAAAAGTTGATCCAGTCACACCAGTATCTGTGACTCCTGAACCTCCAAGTATTGAAAGGCGATGTCCGGATCTTGATTTGGGTAAAGAGTCTACAATTCCCAATATTTGCACAGACCACGCTCAG CATCCTGGGATGGAACATGCAGAAATCCAGGTGCAACCTGAACGTGAAAATCCCTCTTATGATGATCAATTGAAGACAGAAAATACTAATGAGATGATGGAGAATAATGATGACTGTGTTGAGGAAAATCAGAAATGGTGGGACAGTGAGTCACAAAATCTGTTGGATTCACAACAGCTCGTGGGAGCCCTATCTTTGTGTGATGAGTTCCTTCAAAGCCAATCTCCTAACAGGTACGAAAGTGGGAATGGGAGGGCCAACGGCAAGCCCTGCCTTGCTGATTATGCGCGGTTAGGACCGGAGGATTTAAAGAAGGATCTTGAGGAGTGCCAGAATCTAGTACTTGATCCGGCTAACATAGAACTCGATACACCTCCAGATTTCAGATTAAGTCAGCTT GAATTTGGATCACAAGAAAGCTTTATTGCATGGGGTGGTGGGAAGACGATTGACTGA
- the LOC8269514 gene encoding SUPPRESSOR OF GAMMA RESPONSE 1 isoform X2, with protein sequence MAGPSWLVDGNRFATKIKSAANPEKVIWQSNPSKPCPKCQHVIDNADVTQQWPGLPKGVKFDPTDQEIIWHLLAKVGAGGFEPHPFINEFIPTVNKDDGICYTHPQNLPGVRQDGSVSHFFHRAIKAYNTGTRKRRKIQGDDLGDVRWHKTGRNKPVLLDGVQRGCKKIMVLYMSTVRGGKAEKTNWVMHQYHLGTGDDEREGDYVVSKIFYQQQHINKGDKTEDDLFENIDPVIAKVDPVTPVSVTPEPPSIERRCPDLDLGKESTIPNICTDHAQHPGMEHAEIQVQPERENPSYDDQLKTENTNEMMENNDDCVEENQKWWDSESQNLLDSQQLVGALSLCDEFLQSQSPNRYESGNGRANGKPCLADYARLGPEDLKKDLEECQNLVLDPANIELDTPPDFRLSQLEFGSQESFIAWGGGKTID encoded by the exons ATGGCTGG ACCATCATGGTTGGTTGATGGGAATAGATTTGCAACGAAAATCAAAAGTGCAGCAAATCCTGAAAAGGTGATATGGCAGAGCAATCCATCTAAACCTTGCCCGAAATGCCAACATGTTATTGACAACGCTGAT GTTACTCAACAGTGGCCTGGATTACCCAAAGGTGTGAAATTTGATCCGACTGATCAAGAAATTATTTGGCATTTACTTGCAAAAGTTGGTGCAGGCGGTTTTGAACCTCACCCCTTTATTAATGAGTTCATTCCTACTGTTAACAAGGATGATGGGATCTGTTATACCCATCCTCAGAATCTACCAG gTGTTAGGCAGGATGGAAGTGTATCTCACTTCTTTCACAGAGCAATCAAGGCTTACAACACTGGGACTCGAAAGCGTCGAAAGATTCAAGGCGATGATTTGGGTGATGTCCGCTGGCACAAGACTGGAAGGAATAAACCAGTGCTGTTGGATGGAGTTCAGAGGGGTTGCAAGAAAATTATGGTACTGTACATGAGCACAGTCAGAGGAGGCAAAGCTGAGAAAACAAATTGGGTTATGCATCAATATCACTTGGGGACAGGTGATGATGAGAGGGAGGGGGATTATGTAGTTTCCAAGATATTTTATCAGCAGCAACATATTAACAAGGGTGACAAAACTGAAGATGATTTGTTTGAAAATATTGATCCTGTGATTGCAAAAGTTGATCCAGTCACACCAGTATCTGTGACTCCTGAACCTCCAAGTATTGAAAGGCGATGTCCGGATCTTGATTTGGGTAAAGAGTCTACAATTCCCAATATTTGCACAGACCACGCTCAG CATCCTGGGATGGAACATGCAGAAATCCAGGTGCAACCTGAACGTGAAAATCCCTCTTATGATGATCAATTGAAGACAGAAAATACTAATGAGATGATGGAGAATAATGATGACTGTGTTGAGGAAAATCAGAAATGGTGGGACAGTGAGTCACAAAATCTGTTGGATTCACAACAGCTCGTGGGAGCCCTATCTTTGTGTGATGAGTTCCTTCAAAGCCAATCTCCTAACAGGTACGAAAGTGGGAATGGGAGGGCCAACGGCAAGCCCTGCCTTGCTGATTATGCGCGGTTAGGACCGGAGGATTTAAAGAAGGATCTTGAGGAGTGCCAGAATCTAGTACTTGATCCGGCTAACATAGAACTCGATACACCTCCAGATTTCAGATTAAGTCAGCTT GAATTTGGATCACAAGAAAGCTTTATTGCATGGGGTGGTGGGAAGACGATTGACTGA
- the LOC107261665 gene encoding small polypeptide DEVIL 4-like — protein sequence MKMNTAASIGSSKRRLSSRGLGSAFREQKARLYIIRRCVVMLLCWHD from the coding sequence atgaagatGAACACTGCTGCTAGCATTGGAAGCTCAAAGAGAAGGCTTTCTAGCAGAGGACTTGGCTCTGCCTTTAGAGAACAAAAGGCTAGGCTTTATATTATAAGGAGATGTGTTGTCATGCTTCTTTGCTGGCATGACTAG
- the LOC8269513 gene encoding leucoanthocyanidin reductase, which yields MTSQNSLSISKSSVLIAGATGFMGQFLTAASLHSGHSTYVLVRSTPICPSKAKIISSFEDKGAVVLHGLINDTDKMEKILRKHKIDAVISTVGGESILDQIPLLHAIKTVGTVKRFLPSEFGHDVDRAEPVEPGLGMYLEKRKIRRVIEEYGIPYTYICCNSIASWPYFDNTHPSEVLPPLDQFQIYGDGTIKAYFVAGTDIGKFTMKVVDDVRTINKSVHFRPSCNFYDMNELAALWEKKIGRTLPRATVTEHDLLSAASENRIPESIVASLTHDIFIKGCQVNYSIDGPNDVEVCSLYPEEGFRSLDECFGDFVGRINEKHISKDENAAANHVVEPLIVTATCA from the exons ATGACTTCTCAAAATTCTCTCTCCATTTCCAAGAGCTCGGTTCTCATTGCCGGAGCTACTGGTTTTATGGGTCAGTTTTTGACGGCAGCTAGTCTACATTCCGGTCATTCTACATATGTTCTTGTCCGATCAACTCCTATTTGCCCTTCTAAAGCCAAAATTATAAGTTCTTTTGAAGATAAAGGAGCCGTAGTCTTGCAT ggtttgattaaTGATACGGACAAAATGGAGAAGATACTAAGGAAGCATAAGATTGACGCAGTGATATCAACAGTAGGTGGGGAGAGTATATTGGATCAGATTCCTCTACTCCACGCTATTAAAACTGTTGGTACTGTAAAG AGATTTTTGCCATCAGAATTCGGGCACGACGTTGACAGGGCTGAACCGGTGGAACCAGGACTAGGAATGTACCTGGAGAAGCGCAAGATCAGACGCGTGATTGAGGAGTACGGCATACCTTACACTTACATTTGTTGCAATTCCATTGCTTCCTGGCCCTACTTTGACAACACTCATCCCTCGGAGGTTCTTCCGCCGTTGGATCAGTTCCAAATCTACGGTGATGGCACCATCAAAG CTTACTTCGTAGCTGGAACTGACATTGGCAAATTTACAATGAAAGTTGTGGATGATGTTCGAACTATAAATAAGTCGGTACATTTCAGACCATCCTGCAATTTTTACGACATGAATGAGCTTGCAGCTCTTTGGGAAAAGAAAATCGGAAGGACCCTCCCTCGAGCTACCGTCACTGAACATGATCTACTTTCTGCAGCTTCAG AGAATCGCATACCAGAAAGTATTGTTGCATCATTGACACATGATATTTTCATAAAAGGATGCCAGGTAAATTATTCAATTGATGGTCCGAATGATGTTGAGGTGTGTAGTCTGTATCCGGAGGAAGGTTTCCGTAGCCTGGATGAATGTTTTGGTGACTTTGTTGGTAGAATAAATGAGAAGCATATCAGCAAGGATGAAAATGCTGCTGCAAACCATGTGGTTGAGCCGTTGATAGTAACGGCAACTTGTGCCTAG